One genomic region from Quercus robur chromosome 4, dhQueRobu3.1, whole genome shotgun sequence encodes:
- the LOC126721591 gene encoding growth-regulating factor 1 yields the protein MRIRKNAKLSPLWFSHASAPESLQAHVCQLNQSPWDVLPLTHQFEGDDSLTGNASLGDSIGAVESVASMMDAVAAKAEDMVLAVNDNDVVEKKGSRALDQRARENEFGGHGFEKAVVDKRSSSCCQKTDGKGWQCRNEAKEGQSLCEHHLNLLRSYNTGNSNSSSISFRKSSAAAAAAAAAAAGARRARARAAKKGSSSSAAASNPYEFYYYSGFGPLWGRKRGDRSGGGGGGGGGGEDGNKSTHQEAGAAKVVAAAENVNNNNNNNNNSVSAATQSSTPSSSSQFDNEEFDYVDDDDEDDGGDSGKKRMRKPVKARSLKSLM from the exons atgAGGATCCGCAAGAACGCGAAGCTCTCACCGCTCTGGTTCTCACACGCTTCAGCTCCCGAGTCTCTGCAGGCACACGTGTGCCAGCTCAACCAGTCTCCATGGGATGTGCTTCCTTTAACCCACCAg TTCGAAGGAGATGATAGCCTCACTGGAAATGCGAGCCTCGGCGATTCTATTGGAGCTGTCGAGAG TGTTGCGTCGATGATGGACGCGGTGGCAGCGAAAGCCGAAGATATGGTTCTGGCCGTAAACGATAACGATGTTGTCGAGAAGAAAGGCAGCAGAGCGTTGGACCAAAGGGCGAGAGAGAATGAATTCGGTGGGCATGGGTTTGAGAAAGCAGTAGTAGACAAGAGAAGCTCATCGTGCTGCCAAAAGACCGATGGGAAGGGTTGGCAATGTAGGAACGAAGCGAAAGAAGGGCAATCTCTGTGTGAACACCACTTGAATCTTCTTAGGTCTTACAACACCGGCAATTCTAACAGCAGCAGTATCAGCTTCCGGAAATCCTCCGCGGCAGcggctgctgctgctgccgcaGCCGCCGGGGCTCGCCGCGCTAGAGCCCGCGCCGCGAAGAAGGGTTCCTCCTCCTCGGCCGCCGCCTCCAACCCTTACGAATTCTATTATTATTCAGGATTCGGCCCGTTATGGGGGCGGAAAAGAGGCGATAGAAGCGGTGGCGGAGGCGGAGGCGGTGGAGGAGGCGAAGATGGGAACAAAAGCACTCATCAAGAAGCTGGTGCTGCCAaagttgttgctgctgctgagaatgtgaataataataataataataataataatagtgttaGTGCTGCTACTCAAAGCTCTACTCCTTCCTCCTCTTCGCAATTTGATAATGAGGAATTCGATTATGTGGACGACGACGACGAGGACGATGGCGGTGATAGCGGCAAGAAGAGGATGAGGAAGCCCGTGAAAGCTCGATCGTTGAAGTCCTTAATGTAG